From one Peredibacter starrii genomic stretch:
- a CDS encoding MGMT family protein — MAQTEFTKKVIATIKKIPKGKVATYAQIAKLAGKPQGVRGVVWILHSSSANNDLPWFRVINAKGKISFPEMSEQQLRQKALLLKEGIEFGEGDVVDLKVFQWKK; from the coding sequence ATGGCCCAAACAGAATTTACAAAAAAAGTAATCGCGACAATTAAGAAGATCCCAAAAGGGAAAGTTGCGACTTATGCACAAATTGCAAAACTTGCCGGTAAACCACAAGGTGTACGCGGCGTGGTTTGGATACTTCATTCAAGTTCGGCCAATAATGATCTTCCATGGTTCCGCGTGATCAATGCCAAAGGGAAAATCTCCTTTCCAGAAATGTCGGAACAACAACTTCGTCAAAAGGCCTTACTGTTAAAAGAGGGCATTGAATTTGGCGAAGGAGATGTGGTCGATCTTAAAGTTTTTCAGTGGAAGAAATAG
- a CDS encoding TolC family protein produces the protein MKFFILLLLSVNFLSAKSVNPRELADLAQERAPLIKIFLEQESMGQSQLKQSHILANPILTYQGGRLKSGTQSGQVTDLTLMQPVPWPGKRSALIKSHEFLSRISQMDVAEAKLSLGHRVYILAYELASEVEIEKHNKERKERFSLIAKYLSSRPLASPKQQLDRDIIESQIRLVEKLMNQVTARKNGLREELRLLTGLDDLEINVDWEKLPNAHPRDFYASNIGEGWRLKKIDQSVKLSENRIEEARLQARPDIMVGVNYRQENVAPTNHFYHGQVAVVIPIVDRGQHSVQTARAQLRREEASMKLALQETNTELAYSYESLLAAKNGVSLFPMNLRRKSEVRFQRAEDAFRKGQIDVMTFLQSDTQVHENIDLIYTSRLEYLTAVSRLEQLVGHYLEEK, from the coding sequence ATGAAATTCTTTATTCTTCTATTGTTGTCAGTAAATTTCCTATCCGCCAAAAGCGTTAATCCTCGTGAGCTTGCAGATCTTGCCCAGGAACGTGCACCTCTCATCAAAATTTTTTTAGAGCAGGAAAGCATGGGGCAAAGTCAGTTAAAGCAGTCTCACATCCTCGCGAATCCGATTCTGACTTATCAGGGTGGTCGTCTTAAAAGTGGAACTCAAAGTGGTCAGGTGACTGATCTCACTTTAATGCAACCAGTGCCGTGGCCAGGGAAGCGTTCTGCTTTGATTAAGTCCCACGAGTTTTTAAGTCGCATTTCTCAAATGGATGTGGCGGAGGCAAAGCTCTCTTTGGGTCACCGAGTTTATATTCTTGCTTATGAACTCGCTTCAGAGGTTGAGATTGAAAAACACAATAAGGAACGAAAAGAGCGCTTCTCGCTGATCGCGAAATATCTGTCGAGTCGTCCGTTGGCCTCGCCTAAACAGCAACTGGATAGAGACATCATTGAATCTCAGATTCGTCTGGTTGAGAAACTGATGAACCAAGTGACCGCAAGAAAGAATGGTCTTCGTGAGGAGCTTCGACTTCTCACTGGTCTGGATGATCTGGAGATCAATGTTGATTGGGAAAAACTACCGAATGCTCATCCTCGAGATTTCTACGCCTCAAATATTGGAGAGGGGTGGAGACTGAAGAAAATTGATCAGAGTGTGAAGCTCAGTGAAAACAGAATTGAAGAAGCCCGTCTTCAAGCAAGACCAGACATCATGGTGGGCGTGAACTATCGTCAGGAGAATGTGGCCCCAACAAACCACTTCTATCACGGACAAGTGGCGGTAGTAATTCCTATCGTTGACCGTGGACAACATTCAGTTCAAACGGCAAGAGCACAGCTCAGACGTGAAGAGGCCTCGATGAAACTGGCCCTTCAGGAAACCAATACGGAACTTGCCTATTCATATGAGTCCCTTCTGGCCGCGAAAAATGGGGTTTCTCTTTTTCCAATGAATCTAAGACGTAAATCTGAAGTCCGGTTCCAAAGAGCTGAGGATGCTTTTCGCAAAGGTCAAATCGATGTGATGACTTTTCTTCAGAGTGATACTCAGGTTCACGAAAATATTGATCTCATCTACACATCAAGACTTGAGTATCTCACCGCTGTTTCTCGTCTGGAGCAATTAGTTGGTCATTATCTGGAGGAGAAGTAA
- a CDS encoding helix-turn-helix transcriptional regulator, with translation MKLLTKIGQSKKLSLGLITLFAIWAMADVVREYYSGEEFSHLGFELAVAILALIWSIHLWQENLKKSKKLTAMQSHIETLTQEAQDWKDQNLKLIEGLSQSIHHQMLQWGLTPAEQEVALLLLKGLSFKEIAEIRSTSEKTTRQQALIIYQKSKLPGRAELSAFFLEELLSPSKA, from the coding sequence ATGAAACTCCTTACAAAAATTGGTCAAAGTAAAAAGCTCTCCCTTGGGCTGATTACTTTATTTGCGATTTGGGCCATGGCCGATGTAGTTCGCGAATACTATTCCGGAGAGGAGTTTTCACACCTGGGTTTTGAGCTCGCGGTGGCGATCCTTGCGCTCATTTGGTCGATCCATTTGTGGCAGGAGAACTTAAAAAAGAGCAAAAAGCTTACTGCAATGCAAAGTCATATTGAAACGCTGACCCAAGAAGCTCAGGATTGGAAAGACCAGAATTTGAAATTGATCGAAGGACTTTCACAGTCCATTCATCATCAGATGCTGCAGTGGGGCTTAACTCCAGCAGAACAAGAAGTGGCCTTGTTGTTGTTAAAAGGTCTTTCGTTTAAAGAGATTGCTGAAATCAGATCGACCTCAGAAAAGACAACCCGCCAGCAGGCACTCATTATTTATCAAAAATCCAAGCTTCCCGGGCGAGCAGAACTCTCTGCGTTCTTTTTAGAAGAATTATTAAGCCCTTCCAAGGCATAG